One Natrinema halophilum genomic window carries:
- the ilvC gene encoding ketol-acid reductoisomerase, with translation MTDEFTTDIYYDDDADVSTLDDETVAVLGYGSQGHAHALNLHDSGVDVVVGLRESSSSRSAAEADGLTVTTPDDAVSQASYVSVLVPDTVQASVYENAIEPNLEAGDTLQFAHGLNIHYNQIEPPEDVDVTMVAPKSPGHLVRRNYENDEGTPGLLAVYQDTTGDAQGRALAYAKGIGCTRAGVIETTFQEEVESDLFGEQAVLCGGVTSLVKHGYETLVDAGYSPEIAYFECLNELKLIVDLMYEGGHAEMWDSVSDTAEYGGLSRGDRIVDESVRENMEETLEEIQNGEFTREWILENQAGRPSYHQLRDAEKNHEIEQVGERLRDLFAWADEASENEDESVQVQADD, from the coding sequence ATGACTGACGAATTTACAACCGATATCTACTACGACGACGATGCCGACGTATCGACGCTCGACGACGAAACCGTGGCCGTCCTCGGCTACGGCAGCCAGGGCCACGCGCACGCGCTGAACCTTCACGACAGCGGGGTCGACGTCGTCGTCGGCCTGCGCGAGAGCTCCTCCTCGCGATCGGCCGCCGAAGCGGATGGACTGACGGTGACGACGCCCGACGATGCGGTCTCGCAGGCGTCCTACGTCTCCGTGCTCGTTCCCGACACCGTTCAGGCGTCGGTCTACGAGAACGCTATCGAGCCCAACCTCGAGGCGGGTGACACGCTGCAGTTCGCCCACGGGCTGAACATTCACTACAACCAGATCGAGCCGCCCGAAGACGTCGACGTGACGATGGTCGCGCCGAAGAGTCCGGGCCACCTCGTTCGGCGCAACTACGAGAACGACGAAGGGACGCCGGGGCTCTTGGCGGTCTATCAGGACACCACGGGCGACGCGCAAGGCCGCGCCCTCGCGTACGCAAAGGGGATCGGCTGTACACGCGCGGGCGTCATCGAGACGACGTTTCAGGAGGAGGTCGAATCCGACCTCTTCGGCGAACAGGCCGTTCTCTGTGGCGGCGTCACGTCGCTGGTCAAACACGGCTACGAGACGCTGGTCGACGCCGGCTACTCCCCCGAGATCGCCTACTTCGAGTGTCTCAACGAACTCAAACTGATCGTCGACCTGATGTACGAAGGCGGACACGCCGAAATGTGGGACTCGGTCTCCGATACCGCCGAATACGGCGGCCTGAGCCGCGGCGACCGAATCGTCGACGAATCCGTTCGCGAGAACATGGAAGAGACGCTCGAGGAGATTCAAAACGGCGAGTTCACCCGCGAGTGGATACTCGAGAATCAGGCAGGACGCCCGAGCTACCACCAGCTCCGGGACGCAGAGAAGAACCACGAAATAGAGCAGGTCGGCGAGCGACTTCGCGACCTGTTCGCGTGGGCGGACGAAGCGTCCGAAAACGAAGACGAATCCGTCCAGGTGCAGGCGGACGACTGA
- the ilvN gene encoding acetolactate synthase small subunit has translation MKRGLDGPAPEERPTPAGRRNKQGIRIDPEVEVTHAPRRTVISALVEHEPGVLSDVSGLFSRRQFNIESLTVGPTEDEDRARMTIVVEETDPGIDQVEKQLRKLVPVISVRELEPDAMRRELALIKVEADRPDQVAAVADMYDGNTVDSSPETATIEVTGARQKIEAAIDTFSQFGIREISRTGTTALARGTDQTAASGTAQSADQANQHRHHTQTADDD, from the coding sequence ATGAAGCGTGGACTCGACGGCCCGGCACCGGAAGAGCGACCGACGCCCGCGGGTCGACGAAACAAGCAGGGCATTCGCATCGATCCCGAGGTCGAGGTGACTCACGCACCGCGACGCACAGTCATCTCTGCGCTGGTCGAACACGAACCCGGCGTCCTCTCGGACGTCTCAGGGCTGTTCTCACGGCGGCAGTTCAACATCGAGAGCCTGACGGTTGGTCCCACCGAAGACGAGGATCGCGCACGGATGACGATCGTCGTCGAGGAGACCGATCCCGGCATCGATCAGGTCGAGAAACAGTTGCGCAAGCTGGTGCCGGTCATTTCCGTTCGCGAACTCGAGCCCGACGCCATGCGGCGCGAACTCGCGCTGATCAAGGTCGAGGCGGACCGACCCGACCAGGTCGCCGCCGTCGCGGACATGTACGACGGCAATACCGTCGACTCGAGTCCCGAAACGGCGACGATCGAAGTGACCGGCGCGCGCCAGAAGATCGAGGCCGCGATCGATACCTTCAGCCAGTTCGGGATTAGAGAGATTTCCAGGACGGGAACGACGGCGCTGGCACGCGGCACCGATCAGACCGCGGCATCCGGGACGGCACAGTCCGCCGACCAGGCGAACCAACACCGACACCACACACAAACTGCTGACGATGACTGA